The genomic DNA GCAACCGCCAGCCTGGCCGCGGCGCGCCAGCGGCGCTCCAGGCCGAGCAGCACCAGCCAGGCACCGGCCGCACCCGCCGTGCCGAGGCAGACCCAGACGGACAGGCCCGCGCAGGCCGCGAAGGCGAGTGCCGCGACGCCGATCGCCGCCGCCTCCGCGCGCCTGTCCGGCCGCGCCCGGTCCGCGACCTCCGCCAGGGCCAGGAGTCCGAGCCACCCGGCCAGGGCGCCGGCGACGTGGTGCGGCACCCAGACCAGCGAGGCCGGCCAGTTGAGGACCTGCTCGTTCAGCCATTCCGGGACCGGCAGCCAAGTCCCGGACGTCGTCCGGTCGGCGAGGACCAGCAGGATGTCGAGGCTTCCGGCCGGCAGCAGCATCAGCACCGCGCGGCGCACGAGCCGGGGCGCGGCGTCCGCGACGAGTCCGGTCGCCGCGAGCAGACGGTCGATCAGGCCGAGGAGCGCGAGGCCGGTCCAGAAGGCCACGCCCGCGAAGGCGGTCCGCCCGTCGACCAGCCGTCCGCCCGCCCAGTCAACCAGGGCGGTGAGCGTGTAGAAGCCGTAATAGTAGCCCGCCCGCTCGGGCCGGGCGAAGAACGGGTCCACCGGCGGCAATCCGTGCTCCACGATCGCGCGGGTCAGGGCGGCGTGCTTGACGAGGTCGATGATCGTCACGGGCCGGTAGAGGGCGGTGCCGGTATCGACGTCGATCAGCGCGTAGGCCACGACGCCGAGCCAGAGCAGCGCGAGGGCGAGCGCCGCCCGGTCGAGGGACTCGCGCAGGCTCCGCGAGACCGGCCGCAGTGCGGCGAGCCCGAGGGCGCCGGTCGCGAGGGCCGCGACCGGGACGCCGCCCGCCTGGATCAGCAGGCTGTCGAGGGCCGGCAGCAGCCCGATCCCGAGGAGCGCCCCGCACAGGAGGCGGTCGCCGGGCGCGAGCGAGCGGAACCCGAGGATGCCGGTCAGGCCGCCCAGGGCATAGCCCGGCACGAGAACGAGGGGGATACCGAGCAGCGTCGCGACGGCGACGCCGCACGCATCCGAGAAGGTGCCGTTCATCGCCGGGCCGCGTCGCGTGAGCGGTTCCGGGTAGCACGGCGGCGTTAACCGTTCTTTGGACGGGCCCGGACAGCCGCGACGCGCCACCGCTGCGGCCCGCCCGGCTCGGGACTGGCATAACCGTCGGTTTCGTGTATGGATCGCGCGGCCTCGACCCGGGTTGCCGGGCGGGGCTTGAGCCGCTTGGCGCTGTGACCGTGCTGGACGACATCCCGGCACCGGCCGAACGCCGAGCCCGCGCGCGCCCGTTTGGGGCGCCGCTTCCGACCAGCACAACCCGAAAGGCACGCGATGTCGATCACGGCAGAGCGCAAGACCGCGCTCATCAAGGAACACCGCAAGGACGCCAAGGACACCGGGTCCCCCGAGGTCCAGGTGGCGATCCTAACCGAGCGGATCACCAACCTCACCGGCCACTTCAAGACCCACGGCAAGGACAACCATTCCCGCCGCGGCCTCCTGAAGCTGGTCTCGCAGCGCCGCTCGCTGCTCGACTACGTCAAGCGCAAGGATGAGGCCCGCTACCGCGCCCTCATCGAGCGTCTCGGCATCCGCCGCTAAGGCACGTCTCGCGCGGTTCCGGGCCCGGCCCGGGGCCGCGTTTCATCATCGCGGGCTGCCGGAATGGGTCCGGCCTCCCGACAAACGGGCCGCTTCGAGGCGCCAGCGTCGGGGCAGGATCGCGAGACACTTCACCGAGCGTTCTCGGGCGCAGTGTCTCGCCGTCTTGCCCCCGGGCGGCGCCGGGCTTGGGCCCGCCGCAGGCAAGGAAGAGATTGAGAATGTTCGACGTTCAACGCGAA from Methylobacterium oryzae includes the following:
- the rpsO gene encoding 30S ribosomal protein S15, yielding MSITAERKTALIKEHRKDAKDTGSPEVQVAILTERITNLTGHFKTHGKDNHSRRGLLKLVSQRRSLLDYVKRKDEARYRALIERLGIRR